The Schistocerca americana isolate TAMUIC-IGC-003095 chromosome 5, iqSchAmer2.1, whole genome shotgun sequence genome includes a window with the following:
- the LOC124616403 gene encoding craniofacial development protein 2-like: protein MEKQKWETTPGGNPQGKSSTISGATRLEDSGEPERACERQTTTRKTKNTFSCATWDVRSLLEGGKMQNLFKEVTHLKIDIVGVSEHRWPDSGCVSQEDKRMSYSGPLTRGKNGVANIVWKKFMNCETSTAAVSDRVIAIHIRNLKQNVNVVQVYAPTADKSDEEIESFYNDLHSITCTLKKEDMNLIIGDFNAEVGNARIDGVARGFGLGETNERGMALIDFCRAEEFTIKNTFY from the coding sequence ATGGAAAAACAAAAATGGGAAACTACCCCAGGAGGTAACCCGCAAGGGAAATCCTCCACCATCAGTGGTGCAACTAGGCTGGAGGATTCTGGGGAACCTGAACGAGCGTGTGAAAGACAGactacaacaagaaaaacaaagaATACCTTTTCATGTGCTACTTGGGACGTACGAAGTCTATTAGAAGGAGGAAAGATGCAGAATCTCTTCAAGGAAGTGACACACTTGAAGATAGATATAGTCGGTGTAAGTGAACATAGATGGCCAGATAGTGGATGTGTCAGTCAAGAAGATAAAAGAATGTCCTATTCAGGACCTCTTACAAGGGGAAAAAATGGAGTGGCAAACATAGTTTGGAAAAAGTTCATGAACTGTGAAACTAGCACAGCTGCAGTATCTGACCGAGTAATTGCCATCCACATTAGAAACCTGAAGCAGAATGTGAATGTAGTTCAGGTATACGCCCCAACAGCAGACAAGAGCGATGAAGAAATAGAGAGCTTCTACAATGATCTCCATTCAATAACATGCACCTTGAAGAAGGAAGACATGAACTTGATAATAGGAGATTTCAATGCAGAAGTTGgaaatgcgagaattgatggagtcgCACGAGGATTTGGTCTTGGTGAAACAAATGAAAGAGGTATGGCCCTTATCGATTTCTGTAGGGCTGAAGAATTCACAATTAAAAACACTTTTTACTAG